Proteins found in one Panthera tigris isolate Pti1 chromosome B3, P.tigris_Pti1_mat1.1, whole genome shotgun sequence genomic segment:
- the SEMA6D gene encoding semaphorin-6D, with protein MRCFLLCAYMLLLMISQLRAVSFPEDDEPLNTVDYHYSRQYPVFRGRPSGNESQHRLDFQLMLKIRDTLYIAGRDQVYTVNLNEIPKTEVIPNKKLTWRSRQQDRENCAMKGKHKDECHNFIKVFVPRNDEMVFVCGTNAFNPMCRYYRLNTLEYDGEEISGLARCPFDARQTNVALFADGKLYSATVADFLASDAVIYRSMGDGSALRTIKYDSKWIKEPHFLHAIEYGNYVYFFFREIAVEHNNLGKAVYSRVARICKNDMGGSQRVLEKHWTSFLKARLNCSVPGDSFFYFDVLQSITDIIQINGIPTVVGVFTTQLNSIPGSAVCAFSMDDIEKVFKGRFKEQKTPDSVWTAVPEDKVPKPRPGCCAKHGLAEAYKTSIDFPDETLSFIKSHPLMDSAVPPIADEPWFTKTRIRYRLTAIAVDHSAGPHRNYTVIFVGSEAGVVLKVLAKTSPFSLNDSVLLEEIEAYNHAKCNAENEEDRKVISLQLDKDHHAVYVAFSSCVIRLPLSRCERYGSCKKSCIASRDPYCGWLSQGACGRVTPGMLLLTEDFFAFHNHSAGGYEQDTEYGNTAHLGDCHEILPTSTTPDYKIFGGPTSDMEVSSSSVTTMASIPEITPKVIDTWRPKLTSSRKFVVQDDPNTSDFTDPLSGIPKGVRWEVQSGESNQMVHMNVLITCVFAAFVLGAFIAGVAVYCYRDMFVRKNRKIHKDAESAQSCTDSSGSFAKLNGLFDSPVKEYQQNIDSPKLYSNLLTSRKELPPSGDTKSMVMDHRGQPPELAALPTPESTPVLHQKTLQAMKSHSDKAHGHGASRKETPQFFPSSPPPHSPLSHGHIPSAIVLPNATHDYNTSFSNSNAHKAEKKLQNIDHPLTKSSSKRDHRRSVDSRNTLNDLLKHLNDPNSNPKAIMGDIQMAHQTLMLDPVGPMSEVPPKVPNREASLYSPPSTLPRNSPTKRVDVPTTPGVPMTSLERQRGYHKNSSQRHSISAMPKNLNSPNGVLLSRQPSMNRGGYLPTSTGAKVDYIQGTPVSVHLQPSLSRQSSYTSNGTLPRTGLKRTPSLKPDVPPKPSFVPQTTSVRPLNKYTY; from the exons ATGAGGTGCTTCTTGCTCTGTGCCTACATGCTGCTCCTGATGATTTCCCAGCTGAGGGCAGTCAGCTTTCCCGAAGATGATGAACCCCTTAATACAGTCGACTATCACT ATTCAAGGCAATATCCGGTTTTTAGAGGACGCCCTTCGGGCAATGAATCCCAGCACAGGCTGGACTTTCAGCTGATGTTGAAAATTCGAGACACACTTTATATTGCTGGCAG GGATCAAGTTTATACGGTAAACTTAAATGAAATCCCCAAAACAGAAGTCATACCAAACAAG AAACTGACATGGCGGTCAAGACAACAGGACCGAGAAAACTGTGCCATGAAAGGCAAACATAAA GATGAATGCCACAACTTTATTAAAGTATTTGTCCCAAGAAACGATGAGATGGTTTTTGTATGTGGTACCAATGCATTCAATCCCATGTGTAGATACTATAGG ttgaATACCTTAGAGTATGACGGGGAGGAAATTAGTGGCCTGGCAAGATGCCCATTTGATGCCAGACAAACCAATGTTGCCCTTTTTGCTG ATGGGAAGCTATATTCTGCCACGGTGGCTGACTTCTTGGCCAGTGATGCTGTTATTTATCGAAGCATGGGGGATGGATCTGCCCTTCGCACAATAAAATATGATTCCAAATGGATAAAAG agCCACATTTTCTTCATGCCATAGAATATGGAAACtatgtgtatttcttctttcGAGAAATTGCTGTGGAACATAATAATTTAGGCAAG GCTGTCTATTCCCGTGTGGCCCGCATATGTAAAAATGACATGGGTGGCTCCCAGCGGGTCCTGGAGAAACACTGGACTTCATTTCTGAAGGCTCGGCTTAACTGTTCTGTCCCCGGAGATTCGTTTTTCTACTTTGATGTCCTGCAGTCTATCACAGACATAATACAAATCAATGGCATCCCCACTGTGGTCGGGGTGTTTACCACACAGCTCAACAG CATTCCTGGTTCTGCAGTGTGTGCATTTAGCATGGATGACATTGAAAAAGTATTCAAAGGACGgtttaaagaacagaaaacccCAGATTCTGTTTGGACAGCAGTCCCTGAAGACAAAGTACCAAAGCCaag GCCTGGCTGTTGTGCAAAGCATGGCCTTGCTGAAGCCTATAAAACCTCCattgatttccctgatgaaacCCTGTCGTTCATCAAATCCCACCCGCTAATGGACTCTGCCGTCCCACCCATCGCCGATGAGCCCTGGTTCACAAAGACTCGGATCAG GTACAGACTGACGGCCATTGCTGTTGACCATTCTGCTGGGCCCCACCGGAACTATACAGTCATCTTTGTTGGCTCTGAAGCTGGCGTGGTGCTTAAAGTTTTGGCAAAGACCAGTCCTTTCTCTTTGAATGACAGCGTATTACTGGAAGAGATTGAAGCGTACAACCACGCAAA GTGTAATGCTGAGAATGAGGAGGACAGAAAGGTCATCTCATTACAGTTGGATAAAGATCATCACGCTGTGTATGTGGCGTTCTCTAGCTGCGTTATTCGCCTCCCCCTCAGTCGCTGTGAGCGTTACGGATCCTGTAAAAA gTCTTGTATTGCATCTCGGGACCCATACTGTGGCTGGTTAAGCCAGGGGGCTTGTGGCAGAGTGACCCCAGGGATGCT GCTGTTAACCGAAGACTTCTTTGCTTTCCATAACCACAGTGCTGGAGGATATGAACAAGACACAGAATACGGCAACACGGCCCACCTAGGGGACTGCCACG aaattttgccTACTTCAACTACACCAGATTACAAAATATTTGGCGGTCCAACATCtg ACATGGAGGTATCTTCATCATCTGTTACCACAATGGCAAGTATCCCAGAAATTACACCTAAAGTGATTGATACCTGGAGACCTAAACTGACGAGCTCCCGGAAATTTGTAGTTCAAGATGACCCAAACACTTCTGATTTTACTGATCCTTTATCAGGTATCCCAAAGG GTGTACGATGGGAAGTCCAGTCTGGAGAGTCCAACCAGATGGTCCACATGAATGTCCTCATCACCTGTGTCTTTGCCGCTTTTGTTTTGGGTGCGTTCATTGCCGGGGTGGCAGTATACTGCTATCGCGACATGTTCGTTCGGAAAAACAGAAAGATTCATAAAGATGCAGAATCTGCCCAGTCGTGCACAGACTCCAGTGGAAGCTTTGCCAAACTGAATGGTCTCTTTGACAGCCCAGTCAAGGAATATCAACAGAATATTGATTCTCCCAAATTGTATAGTAACCTGTTGACCAGTCGGAAAGAGCTGCCACCCAGTGGAGATACCAAATCCATGGTAATGGACCATCGGGGCCAACCTCCCGAACTGGCTGCTCTCCCCACGCCTGAGTCTACACCTGTGCTTCACCAGAAGACCCTGCAGGCCATGAAGAGCCACTCAGACAAGGCCCACGGCCATGGGGCTTCAAGGAAAGAAACCCCCCAGTTTTTTCCTTCTAGTCCACCACCCCATTCCCCATTAAGTCATGGGCATATCCCCAGTGCCATTGTTCTTCCTAATGCCACTCATGACTACAACACGTCTTTCTCAAACTCCAATGCTCACAAAGCTGAAAAGAAGCTTCAGAACATTGACCACCCACTTACAAAGTCATCCAGCAAAAGAGATCACCGGCGTTCTGTGGATTCCAGAAATACCCTCAATGATCTCCTGAAGCATCTAAATGACCCAAATAGCAACCCCAAAGCCATCAtgggagacatccagatggcccaccaGACCCTAATGCTGGATCCTGTGGGACCTATGTCAGAGGTCCCACCCAAGGTCCCTAACCGGGAAGCATCGCTGTACTCTCCTCCTTCAACTCTCCCCAGAAACAGCCCAACCAAGCGAGTGGATGTCCCCACCACTCCTGGAGTCCCAATGACTTCTCTGGAAAGACAAAGGGGTTATCACAAAAATTCCTCCCAGAGGCACTCTATATCTGCTATGCCTAAAAACTTAAACTCACCAAATGGTGTTTTGTTATCTAGACAGCCGAGTATGAACCGTGGAGGGTACCTGCCCACCTCCACAGGGGCAAAGGTGGACTATATTCAGGGAACACCAGTGAGTGTTCATCTGCAGCCTTCCCTCTCCAGACAGAGCAGCTATACCAGTAATGGCACCCTTCCTAGGACGGGACTAAAGAGGACACCGTCCTTAAAACCTGATGTGCCACCAAAGCCTTCCTTTGTTCCTCAAACCACATCTGTCAGACCACTGAACAAATACACTTACTAG